The stretch of DNA GTCCGTCCGACGGCGTCGCGGGTGGGCCCACGCCGACCGCCGGGGCGGGCGTCCGCCGGCGCGAAGCGGACCAGCAGCGCGCCGGCGTTGCCCGGCGTTCTCGAGCCGCCGTCAGCGTGCGTCGCGCGCAGCTCGCATGAGCGGGCTCATGCGGTCGTGGGCGCCCAGCATCATGGTCGCCACCATCGTCGCGAATGGATCGTCGGGCGACGCGTCCCAGGCCGCGCCACGCACGAAGGCGACGTGGCGCGTCACCTTGTAGCACTCGACGCGCCCCACGAGGGCGTGCTTCGGCGTCGCGGCGCGCAGGTAGTTGATGCGCAGGTCGAGGGTGGCGATGGGCTTCAGCTCCTCGAGGGCGCAGGCCGCGGCGAGCCCCGAGGCGTGGTCGAGCAGCGTCGTGATGACGCCGCCGAACACGACGCCGCGCTGCGGGTCGCCGATCAGCTCGTCGCGCCACGGCAGGCGCACCGTCGCCGCGCCGGGTCCCGTCTCGACGACCTCGATGCCGATCCGCTTGCAGTGCGGGATGTGCTGCGTGAACTCGGGCCGGCCGGGACCGAAGAAGGGCTCGAGGGCGTACCGCCGCGCATCTGCCATGGACGGACCCTCGCGCGGATGACGCCCCGGGGCAAGCCGCTCGGCCGGTCGACCTTCCTTCGCGCGGCGATCCGGGTTAGCCGTACGGCGTCGCATGCGAGCAGAGCACTTCGACGTCCTCATCGTCGGCGCCGGTCTCTCCGGCGTCGGCACCGCCGTCCACCTCCGCCGGGAGTGCCCGACGAAGACGTTCGCCATCCTCGAGGGACGGCAATCGATGGGCGGCACCTGGGATCTGTTCCGCTATCCCGGCATCCGCTCGGACAGCGACATGCACACGCTCGGCTACGACTTCAAACCGTGGCGCCAGGCGAAGGCCATCGCCGACGGCCCGTCGATCCTCGACTACGTGAAGGAGACGGCGGCCGAGTACGGCATCGACGCGCACATCCGCTACGGCCATCGCGCCACCCGGGCGACGTGGTCGAGCGGCGACGCCGCCTGGACGGTCGAGGTGCAGCGCGAAGGCGGCGAGACGACGCGCTTCACCTGCAACGTGCTCCTCATGTGCGCGGGCTACTACAGCTACCGCCAGGGGCACGCGCCGGAGTTCGCCGGGCGCGAGCGCTTCCGCGGCACGATCGTGCATCCGCAGCAGTGGCCGGAGGACCTCGACTACCGCGGCAAGCGCGTCGTCGTGATCGGCTCCGGCGCCACCGCCATGACGCTCGTCCCGGCGATGTCGCGCGACGCCGCGCACGTGACCATGCTCCAGCGCTCGCCGACCTACGTGGTGTCGCGGCCCGATCGTGACGTGATCGCGAACGCGCTGCGCCGGATCCTGCCCGAGACGTGGGCCTATGCGATCACGCGCTGGAAGAACACGGCGCTGCAGCAGTTCTTCTACGGCCGCACGCGCACGCACCCCGAGCAGGTGAAGCAGAAGCTGCTCGACATGGTGCGCAAGGAGCTCGGCCCCGACTACGACGTCGAGACCCACTTCACGCCGCGCTACAACCCGTGGGACCAGCGTCTCTGCCTGGTGCCGAACAGCGACCTCTTCGTCGCGCTGCGCTCGGGGAAGGCCGAGGTGGTGACCGACCACATCGCCGCCTTCACCGAGACCGGCATCCAGCTGCAATCGGGCCGCACGCTCGATGCCGACGTCGTCGTCACGGCGACGGGCCTCGAGCTGGTCGTGCTCGGCGAGATGCAGTTCGCGGTCGACGGCGCGCCCGTCGATTTCAGCCGGACCTGGACCTACAAGGGCATGATGTACTCGGACGTGCCGAACCTCGTCTGCACGTTCGGCTACATCAACGCCTCGTGGACGCTGCGCGCCGACCTCACGGCGCACTGGACCTGCCGTGTGCTGAACCACATGGACGCGAAGGGCGCCCGCCGCGTCGTGCCGCGCCTGCGCCCGGGCGACGCCGACATGCCGGCGCGCGCGTGGATCGACGACTTCTCGTCCGGCTACATGCAGCGGGTGATGCACCTGTTCCCGAAGCAGGGGAACCGCGAGCCGTGGCTCAACCCGCAGAACTACCGGCGCGACAAGAAGATGATCCACACGAGCGCGCTCGAGGACGGGGCGCTCGTCTTCGACGATCCCACGGCCATCGCCGCCCGCGCGGTGCCGCCCGCCCGCGCGGTCGGGTAGTCAGGCCGCGTCGCCGGAGAGGAAGCCCCGGATCGCCGCGACCAGCTCCGCCGGCCGGTCGAAGTGCACCATGTGGCCGGCGCCGGGGATCTCGACGAAGCGGTGATGCGCGAAGCAGGCGAGGCGACGCGCGAGATCGTCGGGATCGAGGTAGATCGCGCCCGGCGTGCCGCGCCAGAACTCGCCCGACTCGCTGCCGTGCACGATCAGCGTCGGCGCGGTGATACGGCGCCAGAAGGCCATCGTCCACTCGACGTTGTACGGGCCGTGCATGCCGAGCGTCGCGAGCATGGCGTCGAACTTCCATTCGAGCGTGCCGTCCTCGCGGGCGCGCGTGCCGAGCAGCGCCAGCTCGCGCGCCTTCGCCTCGGGCAGCCGCGGGTTCCGCTGGCGGAGACGCTCGTAGGCGGCGTCGAGGTCGGCGAGGCCGGGCTGACCGGTGAGCGCACGGTCGATGCGCCCGAAGGTGTCGATCATCCACTTGACCTCGTGCGCCATGACCGGCGGCGGCGGGCCGAGCCCCTCGATGCACACGACCTTCGACGGGACGTCGGGAAAGCTGCCGGCGTAGGTGGCGACGATCTCGCCGCCCATCGAGTGGCCGACGAGGATCGGTTTCTGCAGGCGCAGCGCGCGGATCAGGTTGTGGACGTCGAGGATGAAGTGCCCGAAGCCGTACCAGGGCGTCGTCTCGCTGTCGCCGTGGCCGCGGAGATCGAGCGCGAGGACGTGGAAGTGGTCGCAGAGCGCGCGGGCGAGGTCGTCGAAGGAGTGCGAGTGGTCGCGCAGCCCGTGGACGATCACCAGCGGGGGCAGGCGGGCGTCGCCCCAGTCGCGGACGTGGATGCGCAGCGTACCGCTGCGGAAGAAGCGCTCGCTGAACTCGGGCATCGGCGGCGGAAGCTATCGACGCGCCGCAGCGGTCGCAAGGCGGGGCGCCTGGGCCCGGGGGGCCTCAGGCGAGACGGTGCAGGGCGATGGCGCACGCGACGGTCGCGTTCAGCGAGTCGACGCCCGGCACCATCGCGATGCGCACGCGGCGGTCGGCCAGGGCGCGGCTCGCCGCCGACAGCCCGGTGCCCTCGTTGCCGACGACGACGGCCCAGCGGGCCGGCGGGGCGACGCCGGTCACGTCGTCGCCGTCGCGGCTGACGAGGGCCAGGATCGACACGCCGTCGGCGCGCAGGCAGGCGAGGGCCGCGGCGGTGTCGGCGACGGTGGCGTAGGGCAGGTGCAGCACCGCGCCCATCGAGACGCGCACGACCTTGCGGTAGAGCGGGTCGCTGGTGGCGCCGCCGCAGAGGACGGCGTCCGCGCCGAGGGTATGCGCGGCACGGAACACGCCGCCGACGTTGTCGGGGTTGGAGACGTCCTCGAGCACCACCAGGCGTCGCGGCTGCGAGGCGCGGAGCGCGTCGAGCGTGTAGGGCGCGCGCCGCGTCCCCAGCGCCAGGCAGCCGCGGTGGAAGTCGAAGCCGACGACCGCCTTGACGACGTCGAGCGGTGCCACCAGCACCGGCAGGTCGGCATGCGCGTCGAGCGCCGCGGCCAGCCCGGGCAGCGCCGCCTCGGTCGTGAGCACGGAGTGGGGGGTGAAGCGGCGGCCGGCGAGCAGCTGGAGCACCACCTCGCGCGTCTCGGCGACGAAGAGGCCGTCGCGCTCGCGGCGGTCGTGGGCGCGCAGCGAGCGGTACGGCGCGAGGCGTGGGTCGGTCGCGCTCGCGACGGCGACGAGCAGCGCCATCGCCCGTCAGCGCGGGTCCGGGCGCGTGTACCACCATGCCCAGGCGATGAAGACGAGCTGGAACGGGAGGCGCACCCAGTT from bacterium encodes:
- a CDS encoding NAD(P)/FAD-dependent oxidoreductase, with product MRAEHFDVLIVGAGLSGVGTAVHLRRECPTKTFAILEGRQSMGGTWDLFRYPGIRSDSDMHTLGYDFKPWRQAKAIADGPSILDYVKETAAEYGIDAHIRYGHRATRATWSSGDAAWTVEVQREGGETTRFTCNVLLMCAGYYSYRQGHAPEFAGRERFRGTIVHPQQWPEDLDYRGKRVVVIGSGATAMTLVPAMSRDAAHVTMLQRSPTYVVSRPDRDVIANALRRILPETWAYAITRWKNTALQQFFYGRTRTHPEQVKQKLLDMVRKELGPDYDVETHFTPRYNPWDQRLCLVPNSDLFVALRSGKAEVVTDHIAAFTETGIQLQSGRTLDADVVVTATGLELVVLGEMQFAVDGAPVDFSRTWTYKGMMYSDVPNLVCTFGYINASWTLRADLTAHWTCRVLNHMDAKGARRVVPRLRPGDADMPARAWIDDFSSGYMQRVMHLFPKQGNREPWLNPQNYRRDKKMIHTSALEDGALVFDDPTAIAARAVPPARAVG
- a CDS encoding RNA methyltransferase; this translates as MALLVAVASATDPRLAPYRSLRAHDRRERDGLFVAETREVVLQLLAGRRFTPHSVLTTEAALPGLAAALDAHADLPVLVAPLDVVKAVVGFDFHRGCLALGTRRAPYTLDALRASQPRRLVVLEDVSNPDNVGGVFRAAHTLGADAVLCGGATSDPLYRKVVRVSMGAVLHLPYATVADTAAALACLRADGVSILALVSRDGDDVTGVAPPARWAVVVGNEGTGLSAASRALADRRVRIAMVPGVDSLNATVACAIALHRLA
- a CDS encoding PaaI family thioesterase; this encodes MADARRYALEPFFGPGRPEFTQHIPHCKRIGIEVVETGPGAATVRLPWRDELIGDPQRGVVFGGVITTLLDHASGLAAACALEELKPIATLDLRINYLRAATPKHALVGRVECYKVTRHVAFVRGAAWDASPDDPFATMVATMMLGAHDRMSPLMRAARDAR
- a CDS encoding alpha/beta hydrolase; its protein translation is MPEFSERFFRSGTLRIHVRDWGDARLPPLVIVHGLRDHSHSFDDLARALCDHFHVLALDLRGHGDSETTPWYGFGHFILDVHNLIRALRLQKPILVGHSMGGEIVATYAGSFPDVPSKVVCIEGLGPPPPVMAHEVKWMIDTFGRIDRALTGQPGLADLDAAYERLRQRNPRLPEAKARELALLGTRAREDGTLEWKFDAMLATLGMHGPYNVEWTMAFWRRITAPTLIVHGSESGEFWRGTPGAIYLDPDDLARRLACFAHHRFVEIPGAGHMVHFDRPAELVAAIRGFLSGDAA